The sequence below is a genomic window from Sorangiineae bacterium MSr12523.
AACGGCCGTCTTCGTAGTGGAGCGCACAGGCGATGCCGTCGAATTTCGGCATGGCGACCACCCGACCTTCGAAGGAGGCCGCCCACTGTTCGAGCTCCGCGGGCTCGTAACATTTGTCGAGGGAGAGCATCGGCTCCTTGTGGCGGAAGGCTTCCCCGAGAACGCGCGGCGCGTCCTTGCTGGGCCCCATCTCGGAAAGCACCGCGGAATCGGGGGACAAATCCTTGAGGCGCCGAACGAGCTTGTCGTAATCGACGTCGGAGATTTCAGGCGCGGCCTTGTCCCAGTACAGGTGATTGTGGTGGCGGATCGCGCTTTCGAGGGATTCGATCTCGGCTTTTTCTTTGGTGCTCTTGCTCACGGGTTCTCCGGATCGTCGTCGGGTTCAGCCTGGAAGGGGTCGAGGTCGGCCGCGGTGGTTGGCTCGTCCGCACCATACTTCGCACGATGAAGCGCGTGCGCCAAGCCGTCGAGCGCGGCGCTCTTTTCCACGCGCGAAATCCAAGCGGGATCGTCGCCGCGCGCCCGTAGGACGCCCACAGAGCGGTCGCTACCGCTTCCTCGCCGACCCACGCCCCGCCGAGGAGCTTGCAAACGTCGTCCACAATCGGTCACACCGCGTTCGCCCCAGGGTGCGCGGATGCCGGCGACGGATCCCACTGTGGCGTCATACGAAACACGATAAACACAACCTGACTCGCCAGCAGGTGAAGGTGATCGGAATCGATACGCAAAAGTGGATACGGCGTTACGCTAAGGCTTGGCCGCCTCGGTCTGCGTCGGTTCGGCGGTGGGGCAACGGTACGCCGTCGCCGAGATGGTGGCCGTCGTGGTCGTTCCTTCGTGTTGACCGAGAGTCGGCGGGTCCTGCTGGACGTAGTTGGCCCCGCGCGCTGCGGCTTTGTTTCGCAGATCGTTTTGAGCATATTCGATCAGAACGTCATTCGAAATGTTCGAACCGATCAAGCTTCCGCCTCCGTGCCCGACCAGCTGTGCAACCTCGGTGCAGTTCGGGGGCGGAGCACTTCGAGCGACGGTGACGCGCGCCCCTTGGGGGCTCAGCGCGGTCGAGGCGCAAGCCGCAAGCGAGGATGCCGCAAGAAAAATACAAGCTCGATACGTATTCAAGCGAGAAATCATTGTGACCTTTCCACGTTAGGAAGATGGGAAAGGACATCGCAAGCCACGTGCCCCGTGCGCATTCACCGGTGCACGAGCAAAAAATACGGGCCGCGATCACGCGTTGCCAATTCTCGTTGTGAGGCGGAAAATTCACATGGAGAAGAAGAAGAAACCGCCAGGGCGCCAAAAGAGAGGCGCCAGGATCGCCAGGTGAACCAACAATGAACTCTCATTTTTGGGGATTTAGTGTTGGTTCAGTTGGCGATCCCTGGCGCCCCTGGCGTCCTGGCGGTTTCCTTCTTCCTGTTCGAGAATCGTGCTCGCCAGTGCTCGCCCATTTGGGGTCGGGCTTCTTCGAGATATCGAGGTTCGCGCCGATCCCAGTGAACTCGAAATTCACACTGCGTGAATCCGCGCCATCTTCCTTCATCATCACGCGGGTACGACGGTCCTGGACACCCGCTCGTGTATGCTCGAGCCAATGACTCGTATTGGAAACACCGATTTGGACGTATTTCCGCTCGCCCTTGGAGGCAATGTCTTTGGTTGGACGGCGGACGAGCCAACGTCTTTTGCTATTTTGGATGCCTACACGGCAGGTGGCGGAAACTTCATCGACACGGCCGATGCGTACTCGGCGTGGGTCCCCGGCAACACGGGTGGCGAGTCGGAGAGCATCATCGGCAGGTGGCTTTCGCAACGTGGACGGCGGCATGACCTGGTCCTCGCCACCAAAGGGAGTTCCCACCCCCAGTTCAAGGGGCTGAGAAACATCCGGGCCGCTGCGGAAGCGTCGCTGCGCCGCTTGGGGACCGATTGCATCGACCTCTACTACGTGCACGAAGACGATCCTCGAATCCCGCTCGAAGAGTTCCTCGTGGCGTTGGACCGGTTGGTCCATGAAGGCAAGATTCGTCATATCGCTGCGTCGATCATCTCGGCAGAACGGCTGGCCGACGCGCTCGCTTTCTCGACGCGCGAAGGGCTCGCGAAGTTCGTAGTTCTACAGCCGCATTACAATCTCGTGGAGCGCACCGCATACGAGAGTTCGCTGCTCGACGTAGTCGCATCGCACGGTCTGTCCTCGGTGCCGTTCTTCGGCTTGGCGAAGGGATTCCTGACGGGCAAATACCGGCCCGGCGTGGCGATCGACAGCCCGCGCGCGCCCGCAGCCGGTCGATACCTCGCGACCGAGCGGGGACTCCGCGTGCTGGCCGCGCTCGACGAGGTGGCGAACGCGCACGAAGCAGAGATTTCGACGGTCGCGCTCGCGTGGCTGGCCGCACAGCCGACCGTGGTCGCACCCATCGCAAGCGCACGCAACGTTGCGCAGCTACCCGCCTTGCTCGCCCTTGCAGATTTGAAATTAACCGACGCCGAAATCGCAAAGCTCACGACGGCTTCGGCCTGAATTCGGCATTCCCGCGCTCGAATATCGAAATGCAGATTTCGCAATTGCACGACGATAATTACTTATGGCGCGTTCGGCAGCGTCACTACTCGAGCGCACGACGCATTGGCGCCTCCCATCTATTTGGTCCAATAGTTTCATATACATCGCACTGCCCGCTACCGGGTTATGCGAATCGATAGATCACACTTGATGGTCGCATTACCGGGTGGTACCTAATTCGCCCGTTGTCGCTGGCGATGGCGTTCGCGATCCGTGGCGAGGCCCCGAGTCCTTGGCATGCAAGCGCGGTGTGATCTCGCCTCCTGGTGCGAACACGCGCCAAATCGCTGCAAAGAATCAAAATCATCACCGTTGCTGCGTAAATACCATTTCACGCATCGTGGCGCGAATTGCAACGGATTACCAAAGCAACAATCTCGAGAGACTTCAAGGAGGGGGGCCGCAGGCTCACGGAGAAAATCATAAATGGACGCATCTGCAGTATCGATTTCCCATTCACCAGCGTTTTTCCCGACTTCCCGCTCCGAGCACAAAGAACAACCCCCGCAGCCCGCCAACCTCGCCGAGCTGCTCCTCCGCGTCACACGGAGGTATCCGCGCACCGGAATATGTCTGATATCCACCGAGCGCGACGGGAAAGCCGAGCTTCTGAGCTACCCCGCGCTGCTCGACGAGGCACGGCGCATTCTCGGCGGTTTGCAGGCGTACGATCGCGGGCCTGGGGCCAAGATCGCCCTCTTGTTGGAGCGAGCGAGCGACTTCATTCCCGCGTTTTGGGCGTGCGTCCTGGGAGGATACGTCCCCTGCCCGCTCGTCCCGATCCGAAATGATGCGGAGCGCTGGGCAAAGCACTTGGCGCATATCGATACGCTGCTCGAGAAGCCTCTCTTCATTTCGACGGGCGCGCTGGTCGGCGACCTGCCGGGTGTGCAAGCGGCCGACCTCGACGAGCTGCGCACCGGCACACCACGAGACCACGTGCACGCGGCAAAGCCACACGATCCTGCTCTACTCGTGCTCACGTCCGGCTCCACGGGAAACTCCAAAGCCGTCGTGCTCACCCACGGCAACCTCATCGCGTCGATGGCGGGCAAGAAAGAGCGGCACGAGCTCACGGCGGCCGACGTCACGCTGAATTGGATCTCATTCGATCACGTGGCGGCGCTCCTGGAGATGCACCTGCTCCCCCTCTACGCAGGCGCCGTGCAGCTTCACGTCGACCCCGCCGTGATCCTCGCCGATCCGCTCATGTTTCTGCGCTTCATGGATCGCTACCGGGTGTCGGTGACCTTCACGCCGAACTTCCTTTTCGGACAAATCAACGCCGCCCTTTCCTCCGCCAAGCACGCCGACGACAAAGGGCAAACGCACGTCCTCGACTTGTCGTGCGTGAGGCACATCATTTCCGGTGGCGAGGCCATCGTCGTCGAGACCGGACGCCGCTTTCTCGACTTGCTCGAGCCATTCGGACTCTCTCGCAAGGCGCTCTGGCCGGCGTTTGGCATGACGGAAACGTGCGCGGGCTCGGTCTTCTCGCGCGAATTTCCGGAGCGCGACGAAAATCGTGAATTCGCATGCCTCGGTCTGCCGATCGCCGGTCTGCAAATGCGCGTCATGAATGATGACGGACTCTCCGTTCCCGATGGCGAATCCGGCGAGCTCCAGCTGCGCGGCCCCATGGTGTTCGGTCGTTATCACAACAACGAAGAGGCCACCCATGGCGCCTTCACCCCCGATGGCTGGTTCCGAACCGGGGACTTGGGTCGCATCGAAAACGGACGCCTCCATCTCGTCGGCCGTAGCAAAGACAGCATCATCGTCAGCGGCGTGAATTACTTCAGCCACGAGCTCGAGACGGCTTTGGAGCAGCTCGACGGCATCGAACGCTCCTTCGTGGCGGCATTTCCGACGCGCCCGAAGGGGGCCGACACCGAGCAGCTCGTGGTCGCATTCGCTCCGACATTTGCGTTGGATGACGAAGCGAAGCTGCATCAGCTCACCATTGCGGTCCGCAACACCGTGATCATGCTCTGGGGCTTCCGGCCCACGCTGATCCTCCCGCTGCCCAAGGGTGCGTTCCCCAAAACGAGCCTTGGCAAGATCCAGCGCTCCCTTCTGCGCAAACGCCTCGAGGCGGGCGAGCTTGCCTCCCACGAGGCCCACATCGCCGACGTCACGCGCCGGCAGCTCGGAGGGTACACGCCTCCCGCCGGCCTCACCGAAACCGCGATTGCAGCCATCTTCGCCGAACTCTTCGGACTCGATCCGAGCACGGTGAGCGCGACTGCGAGTTTCTTCGATCTCGGCGGCACGTCCCTCGACATCATCAAGCTCAAACAGTTGCTCCAGGAGCGTTTGGGCTTCGTCAACGTTCCCGTCATCTCCATTTTGCAGAATCCCACCGTGCGCGGACTCGCCAGCCAGGACGAGAAGGAATACGACCCGATCGTCCCGCTGCAAATGACGGGAACCAAGACACCGCTCTTCTGCATCCACCCGGGCGTGGGCGAGGTTCTCGTCTACGTGAACCTGGCCAACTACTTCGTCAACGAGCGCCCCTTCTACGCGTTGCGAGCGCGTGGATTCAAGAAAGGCGAGGCGTACTTCACCTCCATGGAGGAGTTGGTCAGCACCTACGTCGATGCCATTCGGAAAAAGCAGCCCCACGGTCCTTACGCCATCGCGGGGTACTCCTTCAGTGGCCCCGTGGCGTTCGAAATCGCCAAGGTGCTCGAATCGCAAGGAGAGCGCGTCGCGTTCGTCGGTAGCATCGACATGCGGCCGCACATCGTGCAGCCCGGAAGCGACTTCTTCGACGAAGTCGAGACCACCGTCCTCCTCGCGTTCTTCCTGTCCCTGATCAACCGGAAGCAGATGGACGAGCTGCCTGCACAGCTTCGAGCCGGACTGCCGCACCAAGATCCGTGCGCGGCCATTCTGCAGCTCGCACCGCCGGAACGGGTGGCGGAGCTCGATCTCGACCTTCCCAAGCTTCAAGCCTGGTCGGCGCTCGCGCACTCGTTGGTCCTGGTGGCCAAGAAATACGTCCCAACCGGCAACGTGGAGTCGATGACCGTCTTTTATGCGGAGCCACTCTGGGGCACCAAGCAAGAATGGTTGAGCGATCAGCTCAAAAACTGGGACGCCTTCACGCGTGCTCCGAACCGGTACATCGAAGTCGGTGGCGAGCATCACACGCTGATGGATCCCAAGCACGTGGCCACCTTCCAGGCGGTGCTTCGAGC
It includes:
- a CDS encoding DUF4156 domain-containing protein, which produces MISRLNTYRACIFLAASSLAACASTALSPQGARVTVARSAPPPNCTEVAQLVGHGGGSLIGSNISNDVLIEYAQNDLRNKAAARGANYVQQDPPTLGQHEGTTTTATISATAYRCPTAEPTQTEAAKP
- a CDS encoding aldo/keto reductase, which gives rise to MTRIGNTDLDVFPLALGGNVFGWTADEPTSFAILDAYTAGGGNFIDTADAYSAWVPGNTGGESESIIGRWLSQRGRRHDLVLATKGSSHPQFKGLRNIRAAAEASLRRLGTDCIDLYYVHEDDPRIPLEEFLVALDRLVHEGKIRHIAASIISAERLADALAFSTREGLAKFVVLQPHYNLVERTAYESSLLDVVASHGLSSVPFFGLAKGFLTGKYRPGVAIDSPRAPAAGRYLATERGLRVLAALDEVANAHEAEISTVALAWLAAQPTVVAPIASARNVAQLPALLALADLKLTDAEIAKLTTASA
- a CDS encoding non-ribosomal peptide synthetase, yielding MDASAVSISHSPAFFPTSRSEHKEQPPQPANLAELLLRVTRRYPRTGICLISTERDGKAELLSYPALLDEARRILGGLQAYDRGPGAKIALLLERASDFIPAFWACVLGGYVPCPLVPIRNDAERWAKHLAHIDTLLEKPLFISTGALVGDLPGVQAADLDELRTGTPRDHVHAAKPHDPALLVLTSGSTGNSKAVVLTHGNLIASMAGKKERHELTAADVTLNWISFDHVAALLEMHLLPLYAGAVQLHVDPAVILADPLMFLRFMDRYRVSVTFTPNFLFGQINAALSSAKHADDKGQTHVLDLSCVRHIISGGEAIVVETGRRFLDLLEPFGLSRKALWPAFGMTETCAGSVFSREFPERDENREFACLGLPIAGLQMRVMNDDGLSVPDGESGELQLRGPMVFGRYHNNEEATHGAFTPDGWFRTGDLGRIENGRLHLVGRSKDSIIVSGVNYFSHELETALEQLDGIERSFVAAFPTRPKGADTEQLVVAFAPTFALDDEAKLHQLTIAVRNTVIMLWGFRPTLILPLPKGAFPKTSLGKIQRSLLRKRLEAGELASHEAHIADVTRRQLGGYTPPAGLTETAIAAIFAELFGLDPSTVSATASFFDLGGTSLDIIKLKQLLQERLGFVNVPVISILQNPTVRGLASQDEKEYDPIVPLQMTGTKTPLFCIHPGVGEVLVYVNLANYFVNERPFYALRARGFKKGEAYFTSMEELVSTYVDAIRKKQPHGPYAIAGYSFSGPVAFEIAKVLESQGERVAFVGSIDMRPHIVQPGSDFFDEVETTVLLAFFLSLINRKQMDELPAQLRAGLPHQDPCAAILQLAPPERVAELDLDLPKLQAWSALAHSLVLVAKKYVPTGNVESMTVFYAEPLWGTKQEWLSDQLKNWDAFTRAPNRYIEVGGEHHTLMDPKHVATFQAVLRAELDRALDGQ